In Phaseolus vulgaris cultivar G19833 chromosome 10, P. vulgaris v2.0, whole genome shotgun sequence, a single genomic region encodes these proteins:
- the LOC137813438 gene encoding uncharacterized mitochondrial protein AtMg00820-like, translated as MGLSTRNSISNYYKHMTFVSQIEPKSIYDALKDENWVVAMHDELNQFTRNDVCFLVPKTDCMDVIGTKWVFRNKVDEYGVITRNKARLVAKGYYQEEGIDYDEIFAPVARLEVVRLLLAFSCMSGFKLFSDGCEKCISQWIHQ; from the coding sequence ATGGGACTCTCCACTCGAAACTCTATCTCTAATTACTACAAACACATGACTTTTGTGtctcaaattgaacctaaaTCCATTTATGATGCACTTAAAGATGAAAATTGGGTTGTTGCCATGCATGATGAGCTGAATCAATTTACTAGAAATGATGTGTGCTTTCTTGTTCCTAAAACTGATTGCATGGATGTCATTGGAACTAAGTGGGTGTTTAGAAATAAAGTGGATGAATATGGTGTAATAACTAGAAACAAAGctaggttggttgctaaaggttatTATCAAGAAGAAGGCATTGATTATGATGAAATATTTGCACCTGTGGCTAGATTAGAAGTTGTGAGATTATTGCTTGCATTTTCTTGTATGAGTGGGTTCAAACTTTTTTCGGATGGATGTGAAAAGTGCATTTCTCAATGGATTCATCAATGA